In Nitrosopumilaceae archaeon, the following are encoded in one genomic region:
- a CDS encoding Hsp20/alpha crystallin family protein encodes MTSNFLSMFGRQVNTLGKEIDDFLNKELMPLSRLEEKDAEWILEIDLPFVNKKNICVILTTHHLIIKAKLEKIYCVSKFNCVTEFDYFKKTLPLPPAINIKRISSKFKNGILRISLPKISTGKKIRID; translated from the coding sequence ATGACAAGCAATTTTCTCTCAATGTTTGGAAGGCAGGTTAACACATTAGGCAAAGAAATTGATGATTTTCTCAACAAAGAGCTCATGCCGCTTTCTCGCCTTGAGGAAAAAGATGCAGAATGGATTTTAGAAATAGATCTGCCTTTTGTAAATAAGAAGAATATATGCGTAATTCTTACTACACATCATTTGATTATCAAAGCTAAGCTTGAAAAAATATATTGTGTTTCCAAGTTTAATTGTGTAACAGAATTTGATTATTTCAAAAAAACACTTCCTCTCCCACCAGCAATTAATATAAAACGAATTTCTTCTAAATTCAAAAATGGCATACTTAGAATTTCTTTGCCTAAAATAAGTACTGGAAAGAAAATACGAATAGATTAG
- a CDS encoding PAC2 family protein, with translation MGKTKLKKLEKVNTVPSVLLVGIPGPGLIGTLSLTYIIHSLKMELVGEIDNPDLSSIMFIENGELLGPVRLYKKGTLFAVLSDIPIDYELAPGFTESIIEFSKKNNIDYIIIFNGIHVPERNSSKLSTYGLVTKQSLEKTLYENEIPKFLSGMITGPDATILSILKNSPIPVMVLYTECNFFFPDPESAMHTIKTISRMLKIEIELTEFKDQIDFLRLHNRQLMEETLGVLQQGKEQPTVPPQIYK, from the coding sequence ATGGGCAAGACCAAACTCAAAAAACTGGAAAAGGTCAACACTGTACCATCAGTTTTACTAGTAGGAATTCCTGGTCCTGGTTTAATAGGTACTCTCTCACTCACATACATAATTCATTCACTCAAAATGGAATTAGTTGGGGAAATAGATAATCCTGATTTATCTTCAATAATGTTTATCGAAAACGGTGAACTTTTGGGTCCGGTAAGGCTATATAAAAAAGGAACACTTTTTGCAGTGCTTTCCGACATTCCAATTGATTATGAACTAGCTCCAGGATTTACCGAATCAATAATCGAATTTTCTAAAAAAAATAACATTGATTACATCATAATTTTTAATGGTATTCATGTTCCGGAAAGAAATTCGTCTAAACTATCGACGTATGGTCTTGTAACAAAACAAAGTCTTGAAAAAACACTGTATGAAAACGAAATACCAAAATTTCTCTCTGGAATGATTACTGGGCCTGATGCGACCATACTATCCATCTTAAAAAACTCACCAATTCCTGTAATGGTTCTTTATACAGAATGTAATTTTTTCTTTCCAGATCCCGAATCTGCAATGCATACCATAAAGACGATTTCGCGAATGCTCAAGATCGAGATAGAATTGACCGAATTTAAAGACCAGATTGACTTTTTACGACTACACAATAGACAACTAATGGAAGAAACCTTGGGCGTCCTACAGCAAGGAAAAGAACAACCCACAGTACCACCACAAATTTACAAATAG
- the thsB gene encoding thermosome subunit beta — protein MASVQTTAEGIPVIVLKEGSKQSRGREAQRNNIAAAKLVAEIITTSLGPRGMDKMLVDSIGDITITNDGATILKEIDVQHPAAKMMVEVAKATDSEVGDGTTSAVVFAGALLEKAEVLIDNDIHPVIVADGYKKASMKAISFLSDIAQKVDTKDRKILEKIAVTSMSTKLVSIEAPDLAKLVVDAALSVVTQKDVGYNVDLNNIKVEKKAGGSIEDSKMINGIVLDKEIVHSGMPKKIENAKIALISAPLEIEKTEFEAKINISSPDQIKSFMEEEDSIIKGMVDKIKSTNANVILCQKGIDDIAQHYLSKEGIVAVRRVKESDMSKLAKATGGRIVGSVHDLTGKDLGQAQNVEEKTIENDNWVFIEGCKNPKAVTLLLRGGTQRVIDEAERSIHDALMVVKDVIERPLIVYGGGAPEIYVATKLRAWAQSLSGREQLAVEKFAEALESIPIALARNAGMNTIDAITQLRAKHNAGEKWTGIAVIDGGVVTDMQKLDIVEPVKVKEQVIKSATETANMILRIDNVVASSKSNMPNSSPGQMPNMGM, from the coding sequence ATGGCTTCGGTTCAAACCACTGCGGAAGGGATCCCTGTAATTGTTTTAAAAGAGGGCTCTAAACAATCCAGAGGTCGTGAAGCACAACGAAATAACATTGCTGCTGCTAAACTAGTGGCAGAGATAATTACTACCAGCCTTGGTCCGCGGGGAATGGATAAGATGCTTGTTGACTCAATCGGAGATATAACAATTACAAATGATGGCGCCACAATTTTAAAAGAAATTGATGTTCAACATCCTGCAGCCAAGATGATGGTAGAAGTTGCAAAGGCAACCGATAGTGAGGTAGGAGATGGAACCACATCTGCAGTTGTATTTGCAGGAGCATTATTAGAAAAAGCTGAGGTACTTATTGATAATGATATTCATCCTGTAATTGTTGCAGATGGATACAAGAAGGCATCAATGAAAGCCATATCATTTTTGAGTGATATTGCACAAAAAGTAGACACAAAGGATAGAAAAATACTAGAAAAAATTGCAGTAACATCAATGTCTACAAAACTTGTTTCCATAGAAGCCCCAGATCTTGCAAAACTTGTTGTTGACGCTGCACTTTCTGTTGTAACACAAAAAGATGTGGGTTATAATGTTGATCTAAATAATATCAAAGTCGAGAAAAAAGCAGGTGGGTCTATTGAAGACAGCAAAATGATAAACGGAATTGTTTTGGACAAAGAAATTGTTCACAGTGGAATGCCAAAAAAGATTGAAAATGCAAAGATAGCTCTTATCAGTGCCCCACTTGAAATAGAAAAAACTGAGTTTGAAGCAAAAATAAACATCTCAAGCCCAGACCAAATAAAATCATTCATGGAAGAAGAAGATAGTATTATCAAAGGAATGGTTGATAAAATAAAATCTACTAACGCAAATGTGATTTTATGCCAGAAAGGCATTGATGATATTGCACAACATTATCTTTCCAAAGAAGGAATAGTTGCGGTGAGACGAGTCAAAGAAAGTGACATGTCCAAACTTGCAAAAGCAACAGGTGGTCGAATCGTAGGAAGTGTCCATGATCTGACTGGAAAGGATCTAGGTCAGGCACAAAACGTTGAAGAAAAAACAATAGAAAACGATAATTGGGTTTTCATTGAAGGTTGTAAAAATCCAAAAGCTGTTACCCTACTTCTTCGGGGCGGTACTCAGAGAGTAATCGATGAAGCAGAAAGATCAATTCATGATGCGTTGATGGTTGTAAAAGACGTAATTGAAAGACCTTTGATAGTATATGGCGGCGGTGCTCCTGAAATCTATGTTGCAACAAAATTAAGAGCATGGGCGCAATCCTTGTCAGGAAGAGAACAACTCGCAGTTGAAAAGTTCGCCGAAGCTTTAGAATCAATACCAATTGCACTTGCAAGAAATGCCGGAATGAATACAATAGATGCCATAACTCAACTTCGTGCAAAGCATAATGCAGGAGAAAAATGGACTGGAATTGCAGTTATAGACGGCGGCGTGGTAACTGATATGCAAAAATTAGATATTGTTGAACCAGTTAAGGTAAAAGAACAAGTAATCAAGTCAGCGACTGAAACTGCCAACATGATACTTAGAATTGATAATGTTGTAGCATCATCCAAATCCAATATGCCCAACTCTTCTCCTGGGCAAATGCCAAACATGGGCATGTAG
- a CDS encoding CBS domain-containing protein: MNANVTYDHLKIVRETKAGQLLSKAVTIDPSSTISRVISVMNENDAYDVFCMKGNSVFTINARDLLATRDIPQMKVDSLLRRITPLSKNATVGEAATMLAHYRMRAVPLVDKNQIVGVVTAKKIIELLSRHSLNWIKANTILTPNPITVDGKEELVKAKKIMMSKRIDHIPVLDEGKVSNVLTSMHILPLLTPSERIGSDQRGVNPSRRMASQIGNIGSARIPQCNTNDSLSTVIESMLKANTTCCLLTLWGNLHGIITYKDIIGLLEKKISSDVPLYVMGLPEDLNNAEIVKTKFQKIIRNLTKVFPEVEEARASIKIIHDARGERKNYEVAVRIITPYNTHSYIEMGWDLSKVFDILGQKIIRNLSKRSKKRWKMSIRKIDKNQIF; the protein is encoded by the coding sequence ATGAATGCAAATGTAACTTATGATCATCTAAAGATAGTTCGTGAGACCAAAGCAGGTCAGCTATTAAGTAAAGCTGTAACTATAGATCCTTCATCTACGATCTCTCGGGTCATCAGTGTCATGAATGAAAATGATGCTTATGATGTCTTTTGTATGAAGGGTAACTCAGTTTTCACAATTAATGCACGGGATCTTTTAGCAACAAGAGACATTCCTCAGATGAAAGTTGATTCATTATTACGCCGAATTACACCCCTATCAAAAAATGCCACTGTTGGAGAGGCAGCTACAATGCTTGCACATTATAGAATGCGCGCAGTTCCATTAGTTGATAAAAATCAGATAGTGGGAGTAGTTACAGCAAAAAAAATTATAGAATTATTGTCTAGACACAGCTTGAATTGGATTAAAGCTAATACCATTCTAACACCAAATCCAATCACAGTAGATGGTAAGGAAGAACTTGTCAAAGCCAAAAAAATAATGATGTCAAAAAGGATAGATCACATACCTGTACTTGATGAGGGTAAAGTCTCAAATGTTCTGACATCAATGCACATACTTCCATTGCTAACTCCATCAGAAAGAATAGGTAGTGATCAAAGAGGAGTCAATCCCTCAAGAAGAATGGCATCACAAATAGGTAATATCGGAAGTGCACGCATTCCTCAATGCAATACAAATGACTCGCTTAGCACGGTAATAGAATCTATGTTAAAAGCAAACACAACCTGTTGTTTATTAACACTGTGGGGAAATCTCCATGGAATAATAACATACAAGGACATAATTGGCCTACTTGAGAAAAAAATTTCAAGTGATGTTCCACTCTACGTCATGGGACTTCCAGAAGATTTGAATAATGCTGAGATTGTGAAGACTAAATTTCAAAAAATAATCAGGAATCTAACCAAAGTCTTTCCTGAAGTTGAAGAGGCAAGAGCATCAATAAAGATAATTCATGATGCTCGTGGAGAAAGAAAGAATTACGAAGTTGCTGTGAGAATAATTACACCGTATAATACTCATAGCTATATAGAAATGGGATGGGATCTTTCAAAAGTGTTTGACATATTAGGACAAAAAATAATTCGAAATCTGTCAAAGCGAAGTAAAAAACGTTGGAAGATGTCTATTAGAAAAATAGACAAGAATCAAATATTCTAG
- a CDS encoding universal stress protein, whose amino-acid sequence MIKEKIKKILVPLDGSKNSFRGLDTGIYLARQCGATLTGLFVMSIYPRSFMPITYDKKYLTKATKEFMENAKKRAAQNGIVFVGKTIVGNESSEIVDFAAKNKFDIIVIGARGLGSVKEAFLGSVSHGVVHKSKIPVLIVK is encoded by the coding sequence ATGATCAAGGAAAAAATTAAGAAGATCCTAGTTCCCTTGGATGGCTCAAAGAACTCGTTTAGAGGACTGGATACTGGGATATATCTTGCAAGACAGTGCGGAGCTACACTTACAGGACTGTTTGTTATGTCAATCTATCCAAGATCATTTATGCCAATAACATATGATAAGAAATACCTGACAAAAGCTACCAAGGAGTTTATGGAGAATGCAAAAAAACGGGCTGCTCAAAACGGCATTGTCTTTGTCGGAAAAACAATTGTTGGAAATGAATCGTCTGAGATAGTTGATTTTGCTGCGAAAAACAAATTTGACATCATAGTTATAGGAGCACGAGGTCTTGGCAGTGTAAAGGAAGCATTTCTTGGCAGCGTATCACATGGAGTGGTTCACAAATCAAAGATTCCTGTCTTGATTGTCAAATAG
- a CDS encoding toll/interleukin-1 receptor domain-containing protein — MIHKIFISYATGDESHIRELYDALSKLRKVDVYIPEWDHAIDVSYESKVKEGINSCSAVIVLLTYNSTNTIWLNQEIGYATAKNTPIIPIVEQGIDVLGFLEGKDFFVFNRGDFSYNVQQVLTRLQSILTI; from the coding sequence ATGATACATAAAATCTTCATAAGTTACGCAACTGGAGATGAGTCTCATATAAGAGAACTCTATGACGCACTTTCAAAATTAAGGAAAGTCGACGTTTACATTCCTGAATGGGATCACGCTATTGATGTAAGTTATGAATCTAAAGTTAAAGAAGGAATTAATTCTTGTAGTGCAGTAATTGTTCTTTTAACTTATAACAGTACAAACACAATATGGTTAAACCAAGAAATTGGTTATGCGACAGCCAAGAACACTCCGATAATTCCTATAGTAGAACAAGGAATTGATGTTTTAGGATTTTTAGAGGGGAAAGATTTTTTTGTTTTCAACCGCGGCGATTTTAGTTATAATGTACAACAAGTACTTACAAGACTACAGTCAATTCTAACCATCTGA
- a CDS encoding universal stress protein, which translates to MIKPIKKILVPIDGSKTSFKALNEAIYLARQCGATITGLCVIPLYTINLGRLLTSLKNQSIKEAKKFMANAKTISAQNGVVFNEKIIYGNEVWEITEFASYKKFDLIVIGSRGIGPIKETFLGSVANAVVHKSKVPVLLVK; encoded by the coding sequence ATGATTAAACCAATTAAAAAAATACTAGTACCAATAGATGGTTCCAAGACCTCTTTTAAAGCATTGAATGAGGCGATTTATCTTGCAAGGCAATGCGGAGCTACAATAACTGGGTTGTGTGTAATTCCTCTCTACACAATAAACTTGGGCAGGTTGCTGACATCACTTAAAAATCAATCAATTAAAGAAGCAAAAAAATTCATGGCTAATGCAAAAACCATTTCTGCACAAAATGGTGTTGTATTTAATGAAAAAATAATTTATGGTAATGAAGTATGGGAAATAACTGAATTTGCCAGTTACAAAAAATTTGATCTTATTGTCATTGGTTCTCGTGGGATTGGACCTATAAAAGAGACGTTTCTTGGTAGCGTGGCAAACGCCGTTGTCCATAAATCTAAGGTACCGGTGCTTTTAGTCAAGTAG
- a CDS encoding lactate dehydrogenase, with translation MGFLAASTSLDDIVLVNRTRNKAIGETLDIVNTIRDSSITVIGTDDFAHIAGSDVIIITASAGQIITSREDLLPYNIPIAKEISKNIKKYANNSKVIVVTNPVDVITYCILKESGLPRKNVIGVGSSLDSSRFRYLLSKLLRTNHSKIAGMVLGEHGNSMVPIFSTAKFNGKPINLEKNQIDQTTSELRNYWKPMQEFKGASVFGAAKHSYDIAKAIINNEKLKVSSSVLVNGEFGLSDVCIGVPVIIDKNGASTIEEINLDKSELKSLDTSAEIIKKNIKKI, from the coding sequence ATAGGATTTCTTGCTGCATCTACATCTCTTGATGACATTGTTTTGGTAAATAGGACTAGGAATAAGGCCATAGGGGAGACACTAGATATTGTAAATACAATTCGGGATTCATCAATAACTGTAATTGGTACGGATGATTTTGCACATATTGCTGGTTCTGATGTAATAATAATCACTGCAAGCGCTGGTCAAATAATCACTAGTAGAGAAGATTTGCTACCATACAATATTCCTATTGCAAAGGAAATTTCAAAAAATATTAAAAAATATGCTAATAATTCCAAAGTCATAGTGGTGACAAACCCTGTTGACGTAATTACTTATTGTATCTTAAAAGAAAGTGGTTTGCCAAGAAAAAACGTAATAGGTGTAGGTTCTAGTCTTGATTCTAGCAGATTCAGGTACTTGCTTTCTAAACTGTTACGAACAAATCATTCAAAGATAGCTGGAATGGTACTAGGCGAACATGGAAATTCTATGGTTCCAATATTTTCAACGGCAAAGTTTAATGGAAAACCAATCAATCTTGAGAAAAACCAAATTGACCAAACTACTTCTGAATTGAGAAATTATTGGAAGCCTATGCAGGAATTCAAAGGCGCATCTGTTTTCGGAGCTGCAAAACATTCCTATGATATTGCAAAAGCAATAATAAACAATGAAAAATTAAAAGTTTCGTCTTCAGTATTAGTGAATGGGGAATTTGGTTTGTCAGATGTTTGTATTGGAGTGCCTGTAATCATTGATAAGAATGGTGCATCAACAATTGAGGAAATAAATCTCGATAAATCAGAATTAAAGTCACTTGATACATCAGCTGAAATAATCAAAAAAAATATTAAAAAAATTTGA
- a CDS encoding Hsp20/alpha crystallin family protein, with amino-acid sequence MDKPQKKSEASHEITPFWKTGWSDLDRVFDNFRRDFERTLSSFPAISFPSLPTSSMSCDIMDEGDKYVINADMPGIQKEDVKLNVTDNAVEISAQHKEEEEEKKKNYLRKERKEVSYYRTLPIPEKVDSSKAKAKINNGILNIEIPKTTPTPKPKSASIPVQ; translated from the coding sequence ATGGATAAACCTCAAAAAAAATCAGAGGCATCACACGAGATAACTCCTTTTTGGAAAACTGGTTGGTCAGATCTAGACAGAGTGTTCGACAATTTTAGAAGAGACTTTGAGCGCACCCTGTCCTCATTTCCTGCCATAAGTTTTCCATCCCTTCCCACATCCTCAATGTCATGTGATATCATGGATGAAGGAGACAAGTATGTCATAAACGCAGACATGCCAGGTATTCAGAAAGAAGACGTCAAGTTGAATGTAACTGATAATGCAGTAGAAATTTCTGCACAACACAAAGAAGAAGAGGAAGAAAAGAAGAAAAACTATCTACGAAAGGAACGAAAAGAAGTGTCCTATTATAGAACACTGCCTATTCCTGAAAAAGTAGACTCGTCCAAGGCAAAAGCAAAGATTAACAACGGAATTTTAAATATAGAAATTCCAAAAACAACACCGACCCCCAAGCCTAAAAGCGCGTCAATACCAGTACAATAA
- a CDS encoding universal stress protein produces the protein MANIFKPTIFKKILVPYDGSKYSRHALIHAIHVAKKFGSKIFLVTEVDTSDFPPGMLLGLLKKDKRLEQSISEFMVAIKSQTRKELLAEVAVCKANGVDAYYDIIAGTSPVEALLKFARGRKIDLIVIGSQGLHGIDKIKALGSVSRKISELATCPVLIVHE, from the coding sequence ATGGCTAATATTTTCAAACCTACTATTTTCAAAAAGATACTGGTACCTTATGACGGTTCAAAGTACTCAAGGCACGCCTTAATACATGCTATTCATGTAGCAAAGAAATTTGGTTCAAAAATATTTCTAGTTACAGAAGTTGACACATCTGATTTTCCACCAGGTATGTTACTTGGTTTATTAAAAAAAGATAAGAGGCTGGAGCAATCAATTAGCGAATTTATGGTTGCAATAAAATCTCAGACTAGAAAGGAACTCCTTGCTGAAGTTGCAGTTTGTAAAGCAAATGGTGTTGATGCATATTATGATATCATAGCTGGGACAAGCCCAGTTGAGGCGCTTCTCAAGTTTGCACGTGGAAGGAAGATTGATCTAATAGTAATTGGAAGTCAGGGGTTGCACGGAATTGACAAAATAAAGGCACTTGGTAGCGTTAGTAGGAAAATTTCCGAATTAGCTACATGTCCAGTTTTGATTGTTCATGAATAA
- a CDS encoding ArsR family transcriptional regulator: MQVLLQGKQVQEQTSKDVLLRILADKYSRTILEATMDSPKSAIELSAECQIPISTAYRRVQELHDNKLLGISGSINDDGKKYFLYKSKIKAIMTCFKGNSLEVEIVPNTLAIPAN; the protein is encoded by the coding sequence ATGCAAGTATTACTACAAGGAAAACAGGTTCAAGAACAGACCTCAAAAGACGTACTGCTTAGAATTCTAGCTGACAAGTATTCAAGAACAATACTTGAGGCAACAATGGATTCACCAAAATCTGCAATAGAACTTAGTGCTGAGTGTCAAATACCTATCAGCACAGCATACAGAAGAGTACAAGAATTACATGACAACAAACTCTTGGGAATATCAGGTTCTATCAATGATGATGGTAAAAAGTACTTTTTGTACAAATCCAAGATCAAAGCAATAATGACCTGTTTTAAAGGAAATTCACTAGAAGTAGAAATAGTCCCTAATACATTGGCAATACCAGCGAATTAG
- a CDS encoding CBS domain-containing protein encodes MRTQVHQFTSPVITLEPENTIHDALFLMQKNDVKRIIVVKNNVPVGIVTERDLGRFLEIDKTVRALDKILLEEIMNRSPVTITIGQHDHIEQCAIRMVTFQISSIIVVDDEGKLVGITTKSDLVKNFSNLYTGVYKVKDYMSKKVVTCRKSDSLPFALNMLNRNKISRLVVTDNTGKPIGVISYDTFLRNSEYFKIGKQDTREYLLPNASAKELKVGNLIADELLTIESEDDLSKAAKLMTKYKVSGIPTVDKNGNLEGIISSTDIVLAYNEVETHLRLIKKDPHFS; translated from the coding sequence ATGAGAACTCAAGTACACCAGTTTACATCTCCTGTGATTACACTGGAACCAGAAAATACAATACATGATGCGTTATTTCTGATGCAAAAAAATGACGTTAAACGAATTATAGTTGTTAAAAATAACGTTCCAGTAGGAATTGTAACTGAACGTGATCTAGGCAGGTTTTTAGAAATCGATAAGACTGTGAGGGCTTTGGACAAAATACTGCTTGAGGAGATTATGAATAGAAGTCCTGTGACTATTACAATTGGTCAACATGATCACATAGAACAATGCGCAATACGTATGGTAACATTTCAGATATCCTCAATTATTGTTGTAGATGATGAGGGAAAATTGGTTGGTATTACAACAAAATCCGATCTCGTAAAAAATTTTTCTAATTTATACACAGGAGTTTACAAAGTCAAAGACTACATGAGCAAAAAAGTGGTTACCTGCAGAAAATCTGATTCTCTGCCGTTTGCTTTAAACATGTTAAACAGAAACAAGATTTCAAGACTGGTTGTGACAGATAATACTGGAAAACCAATTGGGGTAATATCATATGATACATTTTTGAGAAACAGTGAATACTTTAAGATTGGAAAACAAGATACAAGAGAATATCTCTTGCCAAATGCATCTGCCAAAGAATTGAAAGTTGGTAATTTAATAGCCGACGAGCTTCTAACAATAGAGTCTGAGGATGATCTTTCAAAGGCAGCAAAATTAATGACAAAATATAAGGTGAGTGGAATTCCTACCGTTGACAAGAATGGAAACTTGGAAGGTATAATTAGCTCAACGGATATTGTTCTTGCTTATAATGAAGTAGAAACTCATCTTAGATTGATAAAAAAAGACCCACATTTCTCATAA
- a CDS encoding universal stress protein: protein MVKHILVPYDSSDPANRAFEFATELAKLYKASVTVVTCIVIYAPVDPVLGVAFLETMKLQKEDAKKSLLKLEPKLKERGIQFKTEVLEAVSITDVLISYAESHDVDFIIIGSRGLGGFKKLLLGSVASGVSQHSKCPVLIVK from the coding sequence ATGGTAAAACACATACTTGTTCCATACGACAGCTCAGATCCTGCCAATAGAGCATTTGAATTTGCTACAGAACTAGCAAAACTATACAAAGCAAGCGTTACTGTAGTCACTTGTATAGTCATATATGCCCCTGTAGATCCAGTTTTAGGTGTGGCTTTCTTGGAGACTATGAAACTACAAAAAGAAGATGCCAAGAAATCCCTATTAAAGTTAGAGCCAAAATTAAAGGAACGTGGGATACAATTCAAAACTGAGGTATTAGAAGCAGTTTCAATTACAGATGTTCTAATATCGTATGCTGAATCTCATGATGTGGATTTTATAATTATTGGCTCGCGAGGATTAGGAGGATTCAAAAAATTACTTCTTGGCAGCGTGGCGTCTGGCGTATCTCAGCATTCAAAATGTCCTGTTTTGATTGTAAAGTAA